One genomic segment of Ignavibacteriales bacterium includes these proteins:
- a CDS encoding MFS transporter produces MINEKHRNPWAWVPSLYFAEGIPYVVVMTVSVIMYKKLGISNADIALYTSWLYLPWAIKPLWSPFVDMFLTKRLWVVTTQLLISIVLVGVAFTISMSSFLVLTLTLFALMAFSSATHDIAADGFYMLGLNEPQQAAFVGIRSTFYRIAMIAGQGALVVLAGTLEPRIGISQAWSVTFLVIAALFAVLCLYHRFILPYPASDRSTLEDQSKGMLHEFIHTFFIFFRRKDIWVILLFLLFFRFAEAQLMKLVSPFLLDPHDKGGLGLTTSEVGIVYGTVGIIALTVGGLLGGYAISKKGLRWWLWPMVIIMHTPDLMFVYLSHFQPTNLLIINIAVAMEQFGYGFGFTAYAMYMIYISQGEHKTAHFAICTGIMALGMMLPGMISGKIQELIGYQHFFIWVMLSTIPGFIVAALVKIDPGFGRKISE; encoded by the coding sequence ATGATCAATGAAAAACATAGAAATCCCTGGGCATGGGTTCCATCGCTTTACTTCGCGGAAGGAATTCCATATGTCGTTGTGATGACGGTATCGGTGATCATGTATAAGAAGCTTGGTATCTCTAACGCTGACATCGCACTTTACACAAGCTGGCTTTATTTACCCTGGGCGATTAAACCGTTGTGGAGTCCGTTCGTTGATATGTTTTTGACGAAACGACTTTGGGTTGTTACGACACAGCTGCTCATTTCCATTGTACTCGTCGGTGTTGCGTTCACTATTTCAATGTCTTCATTCCTCGTCCTGACACTTACTCTCTTTGCACTGATGGCGTTCAGTTCTGCTACGCATGATATTGCCGCTGATGGATTTTATATGCTGGGATTGAACGAGCCGCAGCAAGCGGCATTTGTCGGTATTCGCAGCACGTTTTACCGTATTGCAATGATTGCCGGACAAGGTGCCTTAGTTGTATTGGCAGGAACATTGGAACCGCGCATTGGAATTTCACAGGCGTGGTCGGTTACCTTTTTGGTGATTGCTGCTCTGTTCGCAGTGCTCTGTTTGTATCACCGATTTATTCTTCCATATCCTGCATCAGACAGATCAACTTTGGAAGATCAATCGAAAGGAATGTTACATGAATTTATTCACACTTTCTTTATTTTCTTCAGACGAAAAGATATTTGGGTAATCCTTTTGTTCTTGCTCTTTTTTCGTTTTGCAGAAGCACAACTGATGAAACTTGTTTCGCCGTTTTTACTTGATCCGCATGATAAGGGCGGACTCGGATTGACAACGAGTGAAGTCGGAATTGTGTACGGCACCGTCGGCATTATTGCGCTGACTGTCGGAGGATTACTCGGCGGATATGCAATTTCAAAAAAAGGCCTTCGATGGTGGCTTTGGCCGATGGTGATTATCATGCACACACCAGATTTGATGTTCGTCTATCTCTCGCATTTCCAGCCGACAAATTTGTTGATCATCAATATCGCAGTGGCAATGGAACAATTTGGATATGGGTTCGGATTCACTGCTTATGCAATGTATATGATTTACATTTCGCAAGGCGAACATAAGACGGCGCATTTTGCAATCTGCACCGGTATTATGGCACTTGGAATGATGCTGCCGGGAATGATAAGCGGAAAAATTCAAGAACTCATCGGATATCAGCATTTCTTTATATGGGTAATGCTATCAACGATTCCGGGATTTATTGTCGCTGCATTGGTGAAAATCGATCCGGGATTTGGAAGGAAAATATCGGAGTAG
- a CDS encoding GxxExxY protein, whose translation MVYNELTHKVIGCAMKVHSTLGPGLLESAYEECLAYELSKSGIVLERQKPMPLVYDGVKLDCGYRMDILVESKLVLELKAVDMLNDIHLAQILTYLKLSGCELGLLINFNVVKLKDGLRRVINSN comes from the coding sequence ATGGTCTATAATGAACTAACGCATAAAGTAATTGGATGTGCAATGAAGGTGCATTCCACACTTGGTCCGGGATTATTGGAATCTGCATATGAAGAGTGTCTTGCATACGAATTATCGAAATCCGGAATAGTGCTCGAGCGACAGAAACCGATGCCGCTTGTGTATGATGGAGTCAAGCTTGATTGCGGATATAGAATGGATATTCTTGTGGAGAGTAAATTAGTGCTTGAACTTAAAGCAGTAGACATGTTGAATGATATTCATCTTGCTCAAATATTGACTTATCTCAAACTGTCAGGTTGTGAATTAGGATTGCTGATCAATTTTAACGTTGTAAAATTAAAAGATGGGCTTCGAAGAGTAATCAACAGTAATTAA
- a CDS encoding SpoIID/LytB domain-containing protein translates to MISSEPIISVGLIENAKEVRGSFHGYYELPTSIKLQGSFRITNESRRLVLYDNEDVEVLRSEELTCRSLSGATFTLNDVTIGLNFHWERIEKQTFEGDLKIRLNADGTFSVINIIEVEIYLKSVIASEMSADAPFELLKAHAITSRSWLVAMLERQQKFRGVSVDKQQSFETADEIIRWYDREDHVFFDVCADDHCQRYQGITKIISKSVTEAIEATRGTFLVAGHEVCDSRFSKACGGRTELFENCWEETPISYLQSVSDSSMDYPPLLDEAHAERWFTSSPDVYCNTTNGKMLQHVLPSFDQETTDFFRWKVEYSREQIEEILSTKSGIDFGTVMDFIPIKRGPSGRIVQLKIVGSNRTMIVGKELEIRRWLSKSHLYSSAFIVQIERDANGLPIKYVFSGAGWGHGVGLCQIGAAVMASKGFTAEEIVKHYFVGVSLKKLY, encoded by the coding sequence TTGATTTCCTCCGAACCGATTATCTCCGTCGGCCTCATCGAGAACGCGAAGGAAGTGCGCGGCAGCTTCCATGGATACTATGAATTACCCACCTCCATAAAATTGCAAGGTTCATTTCGGATTACGAATGAAAGTAGACGTCTGGTGCTGTATGACAATGAAGATGTAGAAGTTCTTCGCTCTGAAGAACTTACCTGCCGTTCGTTGAGTGGTGCAACGTTCACGTTAAACGACGTCACTATCGGCCTCAATTTTCACTGGGAACGAATAGAAAAACAAACCTTTGAAGGCGACCTTAAGATTCGATTGAATGCCGATGGTACATTTTCTGTCATCAATATCATTGAAGTCGAAATTTACCTCAAGAGTGTCATTGCATCAGAAATGAGCGCCGATGCGCCATTCGAATTGCTGAAGGCACATGCAATTACGTCGCGAAGTTGGCTTGTAGCGATGCTAGAGCGTCAGCAAAAGTTTAGGGGAGTCAGCGTTGATAAGCAGCAATCGTTTGAGACGGCAGATGAAATTATCCGCTGGTACGACCGCGAAGATCACGTATTCTTCGATGTCTGCGCCGATGATCACTGCCAGCGTTATCAGGGAATAACAAAAATTATTTCGAAATCTGTGACAGAGGCGATTGAAGCAACGCGAGGTACATTCCTTGTTGCCGGTCATGAAGTCTGTGATTCTCGTTTTTCGAAAGCTTGCGGCGGAAGAACAGAGTTATTTGAAAATTGTTGGGAAGAGACGCCGATTTCATATCTCCAATCTGTTTCCGATTCTTCTATGGATTATCCGCCACTGTTGGATGAAGCTCATGCTGAACGCTGGTTCACCTCTTCACCCGATGTCTATTGCAATACGACAAATGGAAAGATGTTACAGCACGTACTGCCGTCATTTGATCAAGAGACGACAGATTTCTTTCGATGGAAAGTTGAATATTCGCGTGAACAAATTGAAGAAATTCTATCCACAAAATCAGGAATCGACTTTGGGACAGTCATGGACTTCATTCCTATAAAACGCGGCCCGTCCGGGCGCATCGTTCAATTAAAGATTGTCGGATCGAATCGAACAATGATCGTGGGGAAGGAATTGGAAATTCGTCGCTGGTTGTCGAAGTCGCATTTGTATTCGAGCGCATTCATTGTGCAAATTGAACGAGATGCGAATGGACTGCCGATCAAATACGTATTTTCTGGAGCCGGATGGGGTCACGGTGTCGGTCTCTGTCAAATCGGTGCAGCGGTGATGGCATCGAAAGGATTCACTGCAGAAGAAATAGTGAAACATTATTTTGTTGGAGTAAGTTTAAAGAAACTCTATTGA
- a CDS encoding DUF4922 domain-containing protein — translation MAKADGGASKILSSFHSANANATLPNLCSELFTQQQSAWQQMAEGYASLEFVRVREIICTRFAVLVQFNPKRIVSTGANIDPASINKRKCFLCRENLPEEQQGILYRNDYLILCNPVPIFPRHFTISSMRHTPQDFKSSVDAMLDLARDLSPHFTIFYNGPECGASAPDHLHFQASPRLAIPVERDAVNVQRRKRFYYKDHVAGSTLMHYGRMVLIIESTDKNQLLAFIHTLFVEWKNLLHITKEPMVNIFCSYQENIWRFIIFPRQKHRPDIYFKETVDRVLISPAAVDMGGLIVTPLEKDFLHIDAKLIEDIFAEVSEKQEIVDNILERMI, via the coding sequence TTGGCAAAGGCAGATGGCGGCGCCTCGAAAATTCTCTCCAGTTTTCATTCTGCAAACGCGAACGCCACGTTACCAAACTTGTGTTCGGAACTCTTTACGCAGCAGCAATCGGCCTGGCAACAGATGGCAGAAGGGTATGCCTCACTGGAGTTTGTTCGTGTTCGCGAGATTATCTGCACCAGGTTTGCAGTACTTGTGCAATTCAATCCGAAACGTATCGTAAGCACAGGAGCGAATATTGATCCGGCATCTATTAATAAACGCAAATGCTTCCTCTGTCGTGAGAATCTTCCAGAGGAACAACAAGGAATTCTCTATCGCAACGATTACCTTATTCTGTGTAACCCTGTTCCAATTTTTCCTAGACATTTTACCATCTCAAGCATGCGTCACACACCGCAAGACTTCAAATCTTCTGTTGATGCGATGCTCGATCTTGCAAGGGATCTTAGTCCTCACTTTACGATATTTTATAATGGACCAGAATGCGGCGCGTCAGCCCCGGATCATTTGCATTTTCAAGCAAGTCCGCGTCTTGCCATTCCTGTTGAGCGCGACGCAGTGAATGTTCAAAGGCGTAAAAGGTTTTATTATAAAGATCATGTTGCAGGATCCACTTTAATGCATTACGGCAGAATGGTTCTGATTATAGAATCGACTGACAAGAATCAACTCCTCGCTTTTATCCACACATTGTTTGTCGAATGGAAGAACCTTCTTCACATTACCAAAGAGCCGATGGTGAATATTTTTTGTTCGTATCAAGAAAATATTTGGCGATTCATCATCTTCCCGCGCCAAAAGCATCGGCCGGACATATATTTCAAAGAAACCGTTGATCGTGTGCTCATCAGTCCAGCTGCTGTTGATATGGGTGGATTGATCGTCACACCGTTGGAAAAGGATTTCTTGCATATAGATGCAAAATTGATAGAAGATATTTTTGCCGAGGTAAGCGAGAAACAGGAAATTGTCGATAACATCCTGGAGAGAATGATTTGA
- a CDS encoding GNAT family N-acetyltransferase, whose protein sequence is MSTKIRPWHQDDLEVVRYLLWETWKESYSSFIPVDDLLVYFNENYTSKKLAEQYNDAKVNSFVAEYDDVIAGYEKTYYNEKENRLYVHQLYVLSVYQNLGLGRKLMRSAAKRAQSLGLDKVWVGVMAKNESAIEWYKKMGYEIVENEPFTMGKTTVDHFIGFVPVGRILTGDNR, encoded by the coding sequence GTGAGCACAAAAATTCGTCCTTGGCATCAAGACGATCTTGAAGTCGTGCGGTACCTTCTCTGGGAAACGTGGAAGGAATCATATTCGAGTTTTATTCCCGTTGATGATTTATTGGTGTATTTCAATGAGAATTACACATCAAAAAAACTCGCAGAGCAGTATAACGACGCTAAAGTAAACAGCTTTGTTGCTGAATATGATGATGTTATTGCCGGTTATGAAAAGACATATTACAATGAGAAAGAAAATCGGCTCTATGTACACCAGTTGTATGTTCTTTCCGTATATCAAAATCTCGGACTTGGCAGGAAGTTAATGAGATCGGCGGCAAAACGCGCTCAATCATTAGGACTTGATAAAGTTTGGGTTGGTGTGATGGCCAAAAATGAATCGGCGATTGAGTGGTATAAAAAAATGGGATATGAAATTGTGGAGAATGAGCCATTTACGATGGGTAAAACCACAGTTGACCATTTCATCGGATTCGTTCCGGTCGGAAGAATTCTGACCGGAGATAATCGATAG
- a CDS encoding glycosyltransferase family 2 protein yields the protein MLTIILQYSPSPHFETAINRFIDSTLIEKIFIIHSGDYAGMHLKCEAVKTDSFTSGKMLNQVLTKIKTKYFLFILNVQNVKIHQFDLERMIDITEHTGAGMTYADYYDEKNGNRFEHPLNEYQLGSIRDTFDFGHVLVFSTNAVKKALKRYGKLEDVENAGLYDLRLKVSIDHQLFHIQEYLYSKTKSDLRRTGEKLFDYVNPSGYQIQKEMELVATKHLKRIDAFLKPKFEKVPKYDIRFPVEASVVIPVRNRLNTIAEAVKSVLEQKTKFSFNCIVVDNYSTDGTTQLLQHIAEKNPLVRHQIPPRTDLGIGGCWNEAIYSASCGRYVIQLDSDDIYSRPDTLQKIVDEFHHSNYAMVIGSYKLVNIKLEELPPGIIDHKEWTPANGRNNALRVNGLGAPRAFNTALLREIGGMPNVSYGEDYAIALRLSHHYQIGRIYEPLYLCRRWEGNTDAALSVETANRNDHFKDKLRTIEILSRQHYNGKMK from the coding sequence ATGCTCACTATTATTCTCCAATATTCTCCATCTCCACACTTCGAGACAGCAATCAACCGTTTCATCGATTCAACGCTTATTGAAAAGATCTTCATTATCCATAGCGGCGATTATGCCGGCATGCATCTGAAATGCGAAGCCGTAAAGACGGATTCGTTTACATCAGGCAAGATGCTCAACCAGGTTCTTACAAAAATCAAAACGAAATATTTTCTTTTTATTTTGAACGTCCAAAATGTCAAGATACATCAATTCGATTTGGAACGAATGATTGACATTACCGAACACACCGGTGCCGGCATGACGTACGCAGACTATTACGACGAGAAGAACGGGAATCGCTTCGAGCATCCATTAAACGAATATCAACTCGGCAGTATTCGCGATACTTTTGATTTCGGGCATGTTCTCGTTTTCTCCACCAATGCCGTCAAGAAAGCACTGAAGCGTTATGGAAAACTCGAAGATGTCGAGAATGCTGGACTCTATGATCTTCGCTTGAAGGTATCCATCGATCATCAACTTTTCCATATACAGGAATATCTTTACTCGAAAACAAAATCTGATCTACGCAGAACAGGCGAAAAATTATTTGATTACGTCAATCCTTCCGGATATCAAATCCAAAAAGAAATGGAATTGGTTGCCACCAAGCATCTAAAACGCATCGACGCATTTCTCAAACCTAAATTTGAGAAGGTACCAAAGTACGATATTCGTTTTCCAGTAGAGGCAAGCGTTGTCATTCCGGTCCGGAATCGCTTAAATACAATTGCCGAAGCTGTGAAAAGCGTTCTGGAGCAGAAGACAAAATTTTCATTTAACTGCATTGTCGTTGACAATTATTCTACCGACGGCACGACACAGCTGCTTCAACATATTGCAGAAAAAAATCCGCTGGTGAGACATCAAATTCCCCCCCGGACAGACCTGGGTATTGGCGGTTGCTGGAATGAAGCCATTTACTCCGCCAGCTGCGGGCGGTATGTCATTCAACTTGATTCCGATGATATCTATTCCAGACCGGATACGCTTCAGAAAATTGTCGATGAGTTCCATCACAGTAACTATGCGATGGTGATTGGTTCGTACAAATTAGTGAACATAAAATTAGAGGAACTTCCGCCAGGTATCATCGATCATAAAGAATGGACGCCGGCAAACGGAAGGAATAATGCGCTCCGCGTCAACGGGCTTGGTGCACCGCGTGCTTTTAACACGGCGTTGTTGCGGGAGATTGGTGGAATGCCCAATGTGAGTTATGGCGAAGATTATGCAATCGCGCTTCGACTATCGCATCACTATCAAATCGGAAGAATCTATGAGCCGCTGTATCTCTGCCGGCGCTGGGAAGGCAACACAGATGCTGCACTTTCTGTTGAGACAGCAAACCGGAATGATCATTTTAAAGATAAGCTTCGCACGATCGAAATTCTTTCTCGCCAACACTACAATGGGAAGATGAAGTGA